The following proteins are encoded in a genomic region of Corynebacterium atypicum:
- the cas5e gene encoding type I-E CRISPR-associated protein Cas5/CasD encodes MTSSVFLRLSGPLQSWAGPAVTGNYVHTGTVPTATALRGLIAGALGCPRDRWPEWLTQIEFTVRSDKRARIVDDFHTIGSREDEWDFRRRLAVLQGLRASSAKQLAFKPGVGSTVIARRTYLADAEFLVRITHEGRTEEIDQALAAPRFSTYLGRKAFAPAFPFYLGVGNSALISQVPAIQTSNAEPTKTPAKVGVDVHHLSMGDSARPSIMPVPVVADRASWFAAVERLKLVRRATV; translated from the coding sequence ATGACTAGCTCAGTTTTCTTGAGACTCTCCGGGCCCTTGCAATCGTGGGCAGGCCCCGCAGTCACCGGAAACTACGTACACACCGGGACCGTTCCCACAGCCACAGCTTTGCGGGGGCTCATCGCGGGTGCCCTGGGCTGCCCACGTGACCGCTGGCCCGAGTGGCTGACCCAGATCGAGTTCACGGTCCGCTCGGATAAGCGTGCACGCATCGTCGACGATTTCCACACCATTGGCTCGCGTGAGGACGAATGGGATTTCCGACGCCGCCTGGCGGTACTGCAAGGCTTGCGCGCAAGCTCTGCAAAGCAGCTCGCATTCAAGCCGGGTGTGGGTAGCACCGTCATCGCCAGGCGAACGTACCTCGCCGACGCCGAGTTCTTGGTACGCATCACGCACGAGGGCCGCACCGAGGAGATCGATCAGGCGCTTGCCGCACCACGGTTTTCCACCTACCTAGGACGCAAGGCTTTCGCCCCTGCTTTCCCGTTCTACCTCGGGGTTGGTAATTCCGCGTTGATCAGCCAGGTACCGGCGATACAGACGAGCAATGCAGAGCCCACCAAGACGCCTGCCAAGGTGGGCGTCGACGTTCATCACTTAAGCATGGGCGACTCGGCGCGGCCGTCGATAATGCCTGTTCCCGTCGTGGCTGACCGCGCAAGCTGGTTCGCCGCGGTGGAACGGCTCAAGCTGGTCCGCCGCGCGACGGTCTAG